A window of the Dunckerocampus dactyliophorus isolate RoL2022-P2 chromosome 19, RoL_Ddac_1.1, whole genome shotgun sequence genome harbors these coding sequences:
- the si:ch211-241j12.4 gene encoding uncharacterized protein si:ch211-241j12.4 isoform X2, translated as MRRQATDTQDSVQDCVPYPSLPADHVLYSGAVLFPGAFDPHGCPLFVFPVDGHARLPELSKGEVVDFIKYFHCLYKKQHHRDTLLSVVADLSNACLFTANFIADILLLLENAKRTVNTVYMVQPKRKEVVRSLQKILLPQTHCTFKEIDTFVQEFISVVKRMPLCIASMRALCRLPLPTTFRDLHQFCSFNEAKFHQLRSDLRLDDLLRHCGRLVVKLQHPEKEPHYHAMVGTAVFTHTTRDMLQNFQRLTAAADVVDQLWQQAFSHPRHLLKVFQLREEAQLIMEKIECLLQNTLPSYKVEIAKDAAMAGKLVTEFKTSVHAPAMDLVCCAEDVMQTLAEMLPLDSDRREPWILDLERRKEKLHFSVQYILQTLRAVSCYYRHYHNAQNWYSRVLSENILQELLSDMEVDEMSMRRQRNYETIPAWKWKLSLFLKKNPPPHLEALLHLAHLSKMVPDDELQQAGKQISQRCMTLRELLVSSSPVSVGHLRLALKWQYELLQHRHVRKFSESQTTNITSEHVQDVNYHQVKETDVLRASPPTAFSRIVSAESNHGSFDSGSVGAEINKHTCRGREGLGLFDSFCSRNSAALSWLETHKTDQAHKKDFNSVGNSKMAGIQIHPKTMEAHNFELKVNHTAALSNNLYLNLAGDDVEDSVSIPKNSKREFSSPSDPGITSKQSNMCRDQPTQTEILSSTQPKRTQPCNWNVGSQVSLGDPQLSPICKVLSSTITDGRDQSFCTMEGIQTLLWDSYDLHQGSINSGIDVSIKDCRMKEHKGLELEKTDQPPEILEEEDEVLALIMLEDRPVWDNEMHFCLMSSTHLVEDAFLGLEDCVDHAELLNLSSSRLSASEVDSKASIGGRFTETTVVAEGTFYRPNLMTESRVVQVTQDLIMQDKVNVHETGFCNEKQRRTREDFWKREAENNFDMSLDPECKEKIKRRTLKSHWRVTDSNQAVCDKLSAGLCHRSWRSHSAAVLEDVGKTEIAQTDSSMEGKTGMQDMDQRSKCESPYCRQPSTNMMVYPMVCVSAENDAIDQQQCFLMLRTRSDCAFDPGGASHLHVPQSWRANLSKHDTHSFEMISSPQSAVAKHLLPLQRNSFLSVSEENPGHALRENGKVWLDCSNSSDMSHKEDAVLVVPLQIWPNTFWNMCVDVEHQPVLLTLVGRFNVCYTAVQAVLTLELQRHHGFPTIEGYVLPHAVHHFHTSHVTVTVRLKKKEDGCMCTSAQMETERNMERTCCAALKSHVLAQRGLPYCWIIPVTTEQFR; from the exons atgcgGCGACAGGCAACAG ACACCCAGGATTCAGTCCAGGATTGTGTTCCCTACCCGTCGCTGCCTGCAGACCACGTACTTTACTCTGGAGCTGTTCTCTTCCCAG GTGCTTTTGACCCTCATGGCTGCCCCTTGTTTGTGTTCCCGGTGGATGGGCATGCAAGACTCCCTGAACTCAGCAAGGGAGAGGTGGTGGATTTCATCAAATACTTCCATTGTCTTTACAA GAAGCAGCATCATAGGGACACTTTGTTGTCGGTGGTGGCCGACCTTAGCAATGCTTGCCTTTTTACAGCCAACTTCATTGCAGACATTTTGCTTCTGCTCGAG AATGCCAAGAGGACCGTCAACACGGTATATATGGTTCAGCCCAAAAGGAAAGAGGTTGTGAGGTCGCTGCAGAAGATCTTGCTTCCACAGACTCACTGTACTTTTAAG GAGATTGACACTTTTGTCCAGGAGTTTATTTCCGTGGTAAAGAGGATGCCATTATGCATTGCTAGCATGCGGGCTCTGTGCAGGTTGCCCTTGCCCACCACCTTCAGAGACCTCCATCAGTTCTGCTCTTTCAATGAAGCCAAATTCCATCAGCTCAGAAG TGACCTGAGGCTGGATGACTTGCTGAGGCACTGTGGAAGGCTGGTGGTGAAACTTCAACATCCAGAGAAGGAGCCGCACTATCACGCCATGGTTGGCACTGCAGTATTCACGCATACCACTCGTGATATGCTACAGAACTTCCAAAG GCTAACTGCAGCTGCGGATGTAGTGGACCAGTTGTGGCAGCAGGCCTTTTCTCATCCTCGTCACCTGTTAAAGGTTTTCCAGCTGCGAGAGGAAGCACAGCTG ATCATGGAAAAGATTGAGTGTCTACTGCAAAACACACTCCCGTCATACAAAGTAGAGATTGCCAAGGATGCTGCAATGGCAGGGAAGTTGGTGACTGAATTTAAGACATCTGTTCACGCCCCTGCCATG GATCTTGTGTGCTGTGCTGAAGATGTGATGCAGACACTCGCTGAGATGCTGCCATTGGACAGTGACCGCAGGGAGCCATGGATTCTGGATCTGGAGAGACGCAAGGAAAAGCTCCACTTTTCTGTGCAGTACATTCTACAAACCCTAAGAGCCGTTTCCTGCTACTATCGTCACTACCACAAT GCCCAAAACTGGTACAGTCGTGTTCTTTCTGAGAACATCCTGCAGGAGCTTCTGTCAGACATGGAAGTGGATGAAATGTCCATGCGACGGCAAAGGAACTATGAAACTATACCTGCATGGAAGTGGAAGCTGTCTTTGTTCCTGAAAAAGAACCCCCCTCCACATTTAGAAGCACTACTTCATCTGGCCCATCTGTCTAAAATGGTTCCTGATGATGAGCTTCAGCAGGCAGGCAAGCAGATTTCTCAAAG GTGCATGACCCTCAGGGAACTACTGGTTTCTTCCAGCCCTGTGAGTGTTGGCCACCTACGACTGGCACTGAAATGGCAATACGAGTTATTGCAGCACCGACATGTCCGAAAGTTCTCCGAAAGCCAAACGACAAACATCACAAGTGAGCATGTCCAGGATGTTAATTACCATCAAGTTAAGGAGACTGACGTCTTGAGAGCATCTCCTCCCACTGCATTTTCTCGAATAGTGTCGGCAGAGAGTAACCACGGCTCATTTGATTCTGGTTCTGTTGGAGCTGAGATCAATAAGCATACTtgcagagggagggagggattaGGTCTTTTCGATTCATTTTGCTCCAGAAATTCTGCTGCTTTAAGCTGGTTGGAAACCCACAAAACAGACCAAGCACACAAAAAGGACTTCAACTCTGTGGGAAACTCCAAGATGGCCGGTATCCAAATCCACCCTAAAACAATGGAGGCCCACAACTTTGAACTAAAAGTGAATCACACAGCTGCTTTGTCCAACAATCTGTACCTGAACTTGGCTGGAGATGATGTGGAAGATTCCGTCTCTATCCCGAAGAACAGCAAGAGAGAGTTTAGTAGTCCCTCAGACCCTGGGATTACGAGCAAGCAGTCAAACATGTGCAGAGACCAGCCTACACAGACAGAGATATTAAGCAGTACACAGCCGAAAAGGACACAACCTTGCAATTGGAATGTTGGTTCACAAGTCAGTTTAGGGGATCCTCAACTCAGTCCTATTTGCAAAGTTCTTTCCAGCACCATTACAGATGGAAGAGATCAGTCCTTCTGCACCATGGAAGGAATCCAGACTCTTCTCTGGGATTCTTATGACCTACATCAGGGATCCATCAATAG TGGGATTGATGTCTCCATAAAGGACTGTCGTATGAAAGAGCATAAAGGATTAGAGCTGGAGAAGACGGACCAACCTCCTGAAATATTGGAA GAGGAAGACGAGGTTCTTGCCCTGATCATGCTGGAAGACAGGCCAGTGTGGGACAATGAAATGCACTTTTGTTTG ATGTCATCCACTCACTTGGTTGAAGATGCTTTTCTTGGTCTTGAAGACTGTGTGGACCATGCAGAACTCCTGAACTTGAGCAGCTCCAGATTATCTGCTTCAGAAGTTGATTCTAAAGCATCCATAGGCGGGCGTTTTACTGAAACCACAGTGGTAGCAGAAGGAACCTTTTACAGGCCCAACCTGATGACAGAGTCGAGGGTGGTCCAAGTCACACAGGACCTGATCATGCAAGACAAGGTAAACGTTCATGAAACTGGATTCTGCAACGaaaaacagaggagaaccagagAGGATTTCTGGAAACGAGAAGCAGAGAACAACTTTGACATGAGTTTGGACCCAGAATGTAAAGAGAAGATCAAGAGAAGAACTCTTAAAAGTCATTGGAGGGTAACTGATTCAAATCAAGCAGTGTGTGACAAGCTGTCAGCAGGTCTTTGCCACAGATCCTGGAGATCACATTCTGCAGCAGTGCTGGAAGATGTTGGTAAGACTGAAATTGCTCAAACTGATTCAAGTATGGAAGGGAAGACTGGGATGCAAGATATGGATCAACGTTCAAAATGTGAAAGTCCTTACTGCCGTCAGCCATCTACAAATATGATGGTCTATCCTATGGTCTGTGTTTCTGCTGAGAATGATGCTATAGATCAACAACAATGTTTCTTAATGCTTCGAACAAGATCAGATTGTGCATTTGACCCAGGCGGAGCCTCTCATCTTCATGTGCCCCAGTCATGGAGAGCCAATCTCAGCAAACATGACACTCATTCTTTTGAGATGATCAGTTCACCTCAATCCGCAGTGGCCAAGCATCTCTTGCCGCTACAAAGAAACTCTTTTTTGTCCGTGTCTGAAGAAAATCCTGGCCATGCTCTCCGAGAGAACGGAAAAGTGTGGTTAGATTGCAGCAACTCCTCTGACATGAGCCATAAAGAAGATGCCGTGTTAGTGGTACCTTTGCAG ATATGGCCTAACACATTCTGGAACATGTGTGTTGATGTTGAGCATCAGCCAGTCCTGCTGACTCTGGTTGGGCGTTTCAACGTTTGTTACACGGCCGTGCAGGCAGTACTCACTCTTGAATTACAAAGACACCATG GTTTTCCTACAATTGAGGGGTATGTTCTCCCTCATGCAGTCCACCACTTCCATACGTCTCATGTAACTGTCACAGTGCGTCTTAAAAAG AAAGAGGATGGTTGCATGTGCACTTCTGCACAAATGGAAACAGAGAGGAACATGGAGAGAACCTGTTGCGCGGCTCTCAAAAGTCATGTCCTGGCTCAGCGGGGGTTGCCCTACTGCTGGATTATCCCTGTGACCACAGAGCAGTTCAG GTAG
- the si:ch211-241j12.4 gene encoding uncharacterized protein si:ch211-241j12.4 isoform X1 codes for MRRQATDTQDSVQDCVPYPSLPADHVLYSGAVLFPGAFDPHGCPLFVFPVDGHARLPELSKGEVVDFIKYFHCLYKKQHHRDTLLSVVADLSNACLFTANFIADILLLLENAKRTVNTVYMVQPKRKEVVRSLQKILLPQTHCTFKVVLLNEECDLSDYIDRSQLPTWLGGSLTYCHQSWVPFIKEIDTFVQEFISVVKRMPLCIASMRALCRLPLPTTFRDLHQFCSFNEAKFHQLRSDLRLDDLLRHCGRLVVKLQHPEKEPHYHAMVGTAVFTHTTRDMLQNFQRLTAAADVVDQLWQQAFSHPRHLLKVFQLREEAQLIMEKIECLLQNTLPSYKVEIAKDAAMAGKLVTEFKTSVHAPAMDLVCCAEDVMQTLAEMLPLDSDRREPWILDLERRKEKLHFSVQYILQTLRAVSCYYRHYHNAQNWYSRVLSENILQELLSDMEVDEMSMRRQRNYETIPAWKWKLSLFLKKNPPPHLEALLHLAHLSKMVPDDELQQAGKQISQRCMTLRELLVSSSPVSVGHLRLALKWQYELLQHRHVRKFSESQTTNITSEHVQDVNYHQVKETDVLRASPPTAFSRIVSAESNHGSFDSGSVGAEINKHTCRGREGLGLFDSFCSRNSAALSWLETHKTDQAHKKDFNSVGNSKMAGIQIHPKTMEAHNFELKVNHTAALSNNLYLNLAGDDVEDSVSIPKNSKREFSSPSDPGITSKQSNMCRDQPTQTEILSSTQPKRTQPCNWNVGSQVSLGDPQLSPICKVLSSTITDGRDQSFCTMEGIQTLLWDSYDLHQGSINSGIDVSIKDCRMKEHKGLELEKTDQPPEILEEEDEVLALIMLEDRPVWDNEMHFCLMSSTHLVEDAFLGLEDCVDHAELLNLSSSRLSASEVDSKASIGGRFTETTVVAEGTFYRPNLMTESRVVQVTQDLIMQDKVNVHETGFCNEKQRRTREDFWKREAENNFDMSLDPECKEKIKRRTLKSHWRVTDSNQAVCDKLSAGLCHRSWRSHSAAVLEDVGKTEIAQTDSSMEGKTGMQDMDQRSKCESPYCRQPSTNMMVYPMVCVSAENDAIDQQQCFLMLRTRSDCAFDPGGASHLHVPQSWRANLSKHDTHSFEMISSPQSAVAKHLLPLQRNSFLSVSEENPGHALRENGKVWLDCSNSSDMSHKEDAVLVVPLQIWPNTFWNMCVDVEHQPVLLTLVGRFNVCYTAVQAVLTLELQRHHGFPTIEGYVLPHAVHHFHTSHVTVTVRLKKKEDGCMCTSAQMETERNMERTCCAALKSHVLAQRGLPYCWIIPVTTEQFR; via the exons atgcgGCGACAGGCAACAG ACACCCAGGATTCAGTCCAGGATTGTGTTCCCTACCCGTCGCTGCCTGCAGACCACGTACTTTACTCTGGAGCTGTTCTCTTCCCAG GTGCTTTTGACCCTCATGGCTGCCCCTTGTTTGTGTTCCCGGTGGATGGGCATGCAAGACTCCCTGAACTCAGCAAGGGAGAGGTGGTGGATTTCATCAAATACTTCCATTGTCTTTACAA GAAGCAGCATCATAGGGACACTTTGTTGTCGGTGGTGGCCGACCTTAGCAATGCTTGCCTTTTTACAGCCAACTTCATTGCAGACATTTTGCTTCTGCTCGAG AATGCCAAGAGGACCGTCAACACGGTATATATGGTTCAGCCCAAAAGGAAAGAGGTTGTGAGGTCGCTGCAGAAGATCTTGCTTCCACAGACTCACTGTACTTTTAAG gttGTCCTCTTGAATGAGGAGTGTGATCTTAGTGACTATATTGACAGAAGCCAGCTGCCAACATGGCTGGGAGGCTCCCTTACTTATTGCCATCAGAGCTGGGTTCCTTTCATTAAG GAGATTGACACTTTTGTCCAGGAGTTTATTTCCGTGGTAAAGAGGATGCCATTATGCATTGCTAGCATGCGGGCTCTGTGCAGGTTGCCCTTGCCCACCACCTTCAGAGACCTCCATCAGTTCTGCTCTTTCAATGAAGCCAAATTCCATCAGCTCAGAAG TGACCTGAGGCTGGATGACTTGCTGAGGCACTGTGGAAGGCTGGTGGTGAAACTTCAACATCCAGAGAAGGAGCCGCACTATCACGCCATGGTTGGCACTGCAGTATTCACGCATACCACTCGTGATATGCTACAGAACTTCCAAAG GCTAACTGCAGCTGCGGATGTAGTGGACCAGTTGTGGCAGCAGGCCTTTTCTCATCCTCGTCACCTGTTAAAGGTTTTCCAGCTGCGAGAGGAAGCACAGCTG ATCATGGAAAAGATTGAGTGTCTACTGCAAAACACACTCCCGTCATACAAAGTAGAGATTGCCAAGGATGCTGCAATGGCAGGGAAGTTGGTGACTGAATTTAAGACATCTGTTCACGCCCCTGCCATG GATCTTGTGTGCTGTGCTGAAGATGTGATGCAGACACTCGCTGAGATGCTGCCATTGGACAGTGACCGCAGGGAGCCATGGATTCTGGATCTGGAGAGACGCAAGGAAAAGCTCCACTTTTCTGTGCAGTACATTCTACAAACCCTAAGAGCCGTTTCCTGCTACTATCGTCACTACCACAAT GCCCAAAACTGGTACAGTCGTGTTCTTTCTGAGAACATCCTGCAGGAGCTTCTGTCAGACATGGAAGTGGATGAAATGTCCATGCGACGGCAAAGGAACTATGAAACTATACCTGCATGGAAGTGGAAGCTGTCTTTGTTCCTGAAAAAGAACCCCCCTCCACATTTAGAAGCACTACTTCATCTGGCCCATCTGTCTAAAATGGTTCCTGATGATGAGCTTCAGCAGGCAGGCAAGCAGATTTCTCAAAG GTGCATGACCCTCAGGGAACTACTGGTTTCTTCCAGCCCTGTGAGTGTTGGCCACCTACGACTGGCACTGAAATGGCAATACGAGTTATTGCAGCACCGACATGTCCGAAAGTTCTCCGAAAGCCAAACGACAAACATCACAAGTGAGCATGTCCAGGATGTTAATTACCATCAAGTTAAGGAGACTGACGTCTTGAGAGCATCTCCTCCCACTGCATTTTCTCGAATAGTGTCGGCAGAGAGTAACCACGGCTCATTTGATTCTGGTTCTGTTGGAGCTGAGATCAATAAGCATACTtgcagagggagggagggattaGGTCTTTTCGATTCATTTTGCTCCAGAAATTCTGCTGCTTTAAGCTGGTTGGAAACCCACAAAACAGACCAAGCACACAAAAAGGACTTCAACTCTGTGGGAAACTCCAAGATGGCCGGTATCCAAATCCACCCTAAAACAATGGAGGCCCACAACTTTGAACTAAAAGTGAATCACACAGCTGCTTTGTCCAACAATCTGTACCTGAACTTGGCTGGAGATGATGTGGAAGATTCCGTCTCTATCCCGAAGAACAGCAAGAGAGAGTTTAGTAGTCCCTCAGACCCTGGGATTACGAGCAAGCAGTCAAACATGTGCAGAGACCAGCCTACACAGACAGAGATATTAAGCAGTACACAGCCGAAAAGGACACAACCTTGCAATTGGAATGTTGGTTCACAAGTCAGTTTAGGGGATCCTCAACTCAGTCCTATTTGCAAAGTTCTTTCCAGCACCATTACAGATGGAAGAGATCAGTCCTTCTGCACCATGGAAGGAATCCAGACTCTTCTCTGGGATTCTTATGACCTACATCAGGGATCCATCAATAG TGGGATTGATGTCTCCATAAAGGACTGTCGTATGAAAGAGCATAAAGGATTAGAGCTGGAGAAGACGGACCAACCTCCTGAAATATTGGAA GAGGAAGACGAGGTTCTTGCCCTGATCATGCTGGAAGACAGGCCAGTGTGGGACAATGAAATGCACTTTTGTTTG ATGTCATCCACTCACTTGGTTGAAGATGCTTTTCTTGGTCTTGAAGACTGTGTGGACCATGCAGAACTCCTGAACTTGAGCAGCTCCAGATTATCTGCTTCAGAAGTTGATTCTAAAGCATCCATAGGCGGGCGTTTTACTGAAACCACAGTGGTAGCAGAAGGAACCTTTTACAGGCCCAACCTGATGACAGAGTCGAGGGTGGTCCAAGTCACACAGGACCTGATCATGCAAGACAAGGTAAACGTTCATGAAACTGGATTCTGCAACGaaaaacagaggagaaccagagAGGATTTCTGGAAACGAGAAGCAGAGAACAACTTTGACATGAGTTTGGACCCAGAATGTAAAGAGAAGATCAAGAGAAGAACTCTTAAAAGTCATTGGAGGGTAACTGATTCAAATCAAGCAGTGTGTGACAAGCTGTCAGCAGGTCTTTGCCACAGATCCTGGAGATCACATTCTGCAGCAGTGCTGGAAGATGTTGGTAAGACTGAAATTGCTCAAACTGATTCAAGTATGGAAGGGAAGACTGGGATGCAAGATATGGATCAACGTTCAAAATGTGAAAGTCCTTACTGCCGTCAGCCATCTACAAATATGATGGTCTATCCTATGGTCTGTGTTTCTGCTGAGAATGATGCTATAGATCAACAACAATGTTTCTTAATGCTTCGAACAAGATCAGATTGTGCATTTGACCCAGGCGGAGCCTCTCATCTTCATGTGCCCCAGTCATGGAGAGCCAATCTCAGCAAACATGACACTCATTCTTTTGAGATGATCAGTTCACCTCAATCCGCAGTGGCCAAGCATCTCTTGCCGCTACAAAGAAACTCTTTTTTGTCCGTGTCTGAAGAAAATCCTGGCCATGCTCTCCGAGAGAACGGAAAAGTGTGGTTAGATTGCAGCAACTCCTCTGACATGAGCCATAAAGAAGATGCCGTGTTAGTGGTACCTTTGCAG ATATGGCCTAACACATTCTGGAACATGTGTGTTGATGTTGAGCATCAGCCAGTCCTGCTGACTCTGGTTGGGCGTTTCAACGTTTGTTACACGGCCGTGCAGGCAGTACTCACTCTTGAATTACAAAGACACCATG GTTTTCCTACAATTGAGGGGTATGTTCTCCCTCATGCAGTCCACCACTTCCATACGTCTCATGTAACTGTCACAGTGCGTCTTAAAAAG AAAGAGGATGGTTGCATGTGCACTTCTGCACAAATGGAAACAGAGAGGAACATGGAGAGAACCTGTTGCGCGGCTCTCAAAAGTCATGTCCTGGCTCAGCGGGGGTTGCCCTACTGCTGGATTATCCCTGTGACCACAGAGCAGTTCAG GTAG